A DNA window from Haliovirga abyssi contains the following coding sequences:
- a CDS encoding efflux RND transporter permease subunit, whose amino-acid sequence MLKLLKKIYKHPIIIFIVMILLTVGSLKAIKSNGRLETNLDEYMPKDNPAFVYSDKAEEWFNIKDGVIIAIENKNGVINSETLQKVKDITKALQKYPKIKKADVVSLYTAENIVGDEYGMEVNSFFKRVPKTESKLEKLKENVKNNNMIFGKLVSKNYNSTLIIAELDKDIFSQKMYKDLKDMASKYNTGSDKIYIAGRPVIEGSLALLAPKDMKKMIPIVILVIIIVLYLTLRTIKGTIITLLIVLFSAIWAFGLMTYLKIPIYSISTMIPVMLIAIGVADGIHIFSHIKHYTKESNEKDNKLKKEIVIEKVLSELYKPVIMTSITTAVGFLSLLTSQVYPVKYFGIFTAFGVLFAMVLSLMFLPASVFLFGLPHLTKKEKSGKAEIAENSFMDNITEKILKSKLYIVGLTVIIVVISIYGMSKIWVDSSFLSKFEKNSNIVKADTFINNNFGGTTKLNIIFEGKENDFKNPEILKKIDDLQAKIEKIDGVGATFSLTDYLKRMNLVMNGDKEGYYTIPSSRDLIAQYLLLYSMSGDPENLNKVIDYNYKKLNMQLQLKSDNSKLIRKVIDVVKNNKNEFKGIKINYAGSAYKSLVFTDLILEGQIQSLGLSLILIGVLIAFMFKSVVAGFIGIIPIALTALTTFGVMGFLKIPLSSTTALLSSISIGIGVDYAIHFIDRYKMRAAGDGNEIEIAKHTMEEAGKAIFFNAVVVILGFSVLMFSVFPPNRELGALISFNMFVAFVSTLTIMLIAINTIKPKFIFKDKKEK is encoded by the coding sequence ATGTTAAAGTTATTAAAAAAGATTTATAAACATCCAATAATAATATTTATAGTTATGATATTATTAACAGTAGGTTCGCTAAAAGCAATAAAAAGCAATGGGCGTTTAGAAACAAATTTAGATGAGTATATGCCAAAAGATAATCCTGCATTTGTCTATAGTGATAAAGCGGAAGAATGGTTCAATATAAAAGATGGAGTAATAATAGCAATTGAAAATAAAAATGGAGTAATCAATAGTGAAACTCTACAGAAAGTAAAAGATATTACAAAAGCATTGCAAAAATATCCTAAAATAAAAAAAGCAGATGTTGTAAGCCTTTATACTGCTGAAAATATTGTAGGTGATGAATATGGAATGGAAGTAAATTCATTTTTTAAAAGAGTTCCTAAAACAGAATCTAAATTAGAAAAATTAAAAGAAAATGTAAAAAATAATAATATGATTTTTGGTAAACTTGTTTCTAAAAATTATAATTCAACATTAATAATTGCAGAATTAGACAAAGATATTTTTTCTCAAAAGATGTATAAAGATTTGAAGGATATGGCATCTAAATATAATACAGGTTCAGATAAAATATATATTGCAGGAAGACCTGTAATCGAAGGAAGTTTAGCACTATTAGCTCCCAAAGATATGAAAAAAATGATTCCAATTGTAATTTTAGTGATAATTATAGTTTTATATTTAACGTTAAGGACTATAAAAGGAACAATAATAACATTGTTAATTGTGCTATTTAGTGCCATTTGGGCATTTGGATTAATGACATATCTGAAGATTCCAATATATTCTATTTCAACAATGATACCAGTAATGTTGATTGCAATTGGTGTGGCAGATGGGATACATATATTTAGTCATATTAAACATTATACAAAAGAGAGTAATGAAAAAGATAATAAATTAAAAAAAGAGATAGTTATAGAAAAGGTTTTAAGTGAATTGTATAAACCTGTAATAATGACATCTATAACAACAGCAGTTGGATTTTTATCGCTATTAACTTCTCAAGTATATCCAGTTAAATATTTTGGAATATTTACAGCATTTGGAGTGTTATTTGCAATGGTATTATCTTTGATGTTTTTACCAGCTTCAGTGTTTCTATTTGGATTGCCACATTTAACTAAAAAAGAGAAAAGCGGTAAGGCAGAGATAGCAGAAAATAGTTTTATGGATAATATAACAGAAAAAATATTAAAATCAAAATTATACATAGTTGGATTAACTGTAATAATAGTAGTGATTTCAATATATGGAATGTCAAAAATTTGGGTAGATTCAAGTTTTTTAAGTAAATTTGAAAAAAATAGTAATATTGTAAAAGCAGATACATTTATAAATAATAATTTTGGTGGGACAACAAAGTTAAATATAATATTTGAAGGGAAAGAAAATGATTTTAAGAATCCTGAAATATTAAAAAAAATAGATGATTTACAAGCTAAAATTGAAAAAATAGATGGAGTTGGAGCAACATTTTCATTGACAGATTATTTAAAAAGAATGAATTTAGTAATGAATGGAGATAAAGAAGGTTATTATACAATACCAAGTAGTAGAGATTTGATAGCTCAATATCTGTTACTGTATTCAATGAGTGGAGACCCTGAAAATTTAAATAAAGTAATAGATTATAATTATAAAAAATTAAATATGCAATTGCAATTAAAATCAGATAACTCTAAGCTGATAAGAAAAGTAATAGATGTAGTCAAAAATAATAAAAATGAGTTTAAAGGGATAAAGATTAATTATGCAGGTTCTGCATATAAATCTTTGGTATTTACAGATTTGATATTAGAAGGGCAAATACAAAGTTTAGGATTATCATTAATATTAATAGGAGTTTTAATTGCATTTATGTTTAAAAGTGTGGTTGCAGGATTTATAGGTATAATTCCAATTGCATTAACAGCATTAACAACATTTGGGGTTATGGGATTTTTAAAAATACCTCTTTCTTCAACAACAGCACTATTATCAAGTATATCAATAGGAATAGGAGTAGATTATGCAATTCATTTTATAGATAGATATAAAATGAGGGCAGCAGGAGATGGAAATGAAATTGAAATAGCAAAACATACAATGGAAGAAGCAGGAAAAGCTATATTTTTCAATGCAGTAGTTGTAATTTTAGGATTTTCAGTATTAATGTTTTCTGTATTTCCGCCAAATAGAGAGCTTGGAGCATTAATATCATTTAATATGTTTGTAGCATTTGTGTCAACTTTGACAATTATGTTAATTGCTATAAATACAATTAAGCCTAAATTTATATTTAAAGATAAAAAAGAAAAATAG
- a CDS encoding outer membrane lipoprotein-sorting protein, which yields MKKLIKTVIIMGMMVILGSYSFAFDMTGLEVMEKVYNRDTGNSQTSKMTMTLENRYGDKRIRKISQFSKDFGKVTKKIMFFTAPSDIKNTSFMNWSYDDENKNDEQWIYLPAIKRIKAISSDSKSDYFMGSDFTYDDLGDRKPKEDNHKIIKMEKLNGENCYVIESITKDEDYMYSKVISWVIKDKWIGLKREFYDEDGELLKTLEIKKIDEIDGILTVMKSVMTNIQNNHKTTISLKDVKHNTNISDRQFTERMMKRGVR from the coding sequence ATGAAAAAGTTAATAAAAACAGTAATAATAATGGGAATGATGGTAATATTAGGAAGTTATAGTTTTGCATTTGATATGACAGGACTAGAGGTTATGGAAAAAGTCTACAATAGAGATACAGGAAATAGTCAAACTTCTAAAATGACTATGACACTAGAAAACAGGTATGGAGATAAGAGAATTAGAAAAATATCGCAGTTTTCAAAAGATTTTGGAAAAGTTACCAAAAAAATAATGTTTTTTACAGCACCATCGGATATAAAAAATACATCTTTTATGAATTGGAGTTACGATGATGAAAATAAAAATGATGAACAATGGATATATTTACCAGCAATAAAAAGAATAAAAGCTATATCAAGTGATAGTAAAAGTGATTATTTTATGGGTTCTGATTTCACATATGATGATTTGGGAGATAGAAAACCAAAAGAGGATAATCATAAAATAATTAAAATGGAAAAATTGAATGGTGAAAATTGTTATGTTATAGAGAGTATTACAAAAGATGAAGATTATATGTACTCTAAAGTTATAAGCTGGGTTATAAAAGATAAATGGATTGGATTAAAAAGAGAATTTTATGATGAAGATGGAGAGTTATTGAAGACTTTGGAAATAAAAAAGATAGATGAAATAGATGGAATATTAACGGTAATGAAAAGTGTAATGACAAATATACAAAATAATCATAAAACAACAATTTCATTAAAAGATGTAAAGCATAATACTAATATTTCAGATAGGCAATTTACAGAAAGAATGATGAAAAGAGGTGTTAGATAA
- a CDS encoding Crp/Fnr family transcriptional regulator has product MKIAENFSLENFFDNKNLEDKKIYFKKKRLVKGEIIYNQGEKCTVLTIMVKGKLDIVKYFSSGKEQKIGTVNEGEMFGGVLLFNEDLYPANIIAEENCEIYELSKEQLLISFENKQFLVNFLKEMSKKMVNLSNLIEILSYSKMVERVAKYILMIYEKSNGGKIIKIKTKTEIARALGSSREVVSRAFKKLKDEKIIKEENSVIEILSLEKLEEVIL; this is encoded by the coding sequence ATGAAAATAGCAGAAAATTTTAGTTTAGAAAATTTTTTTGATAATAAAAATTTAGAGGATAAGAAGATATACTTTAAAAAGAAGAGATTAGTAAAAGGCGAAATAATATACAATCAAGGAGAAAAATGCACTGTATTAACAATTATGGTTAAAGGGAAATTGGATATAGTTAAATATTTTTCAAGTGGAAAAGAGCAAAAGATAGGAACGGTTAATGAAGGAGAGATGTTTGGAGGAGTATTGTTATTTAATGAAGATTTATATCCAGCAAATATAATAGCTGAAGAGAATTGTGAAATTTATGAATTATCAAAAGAACAGTTATTAATTTCCTTTGAAAATAAACAGTTTTTAGTAAATTTTTTAAAAGAGATGAGCAAAAAAATGGTTAATTTATCTAATTTAATAGAAATATTATCATATTCTAAAATGGTTGAGAGAGTTGCTAAATATATATTGATGATTTATGAAAAATCAAATGGAGGGAAAATAATAAAAATCAAAACAAAAACAGAGATTGCAAGAGCGTTAGGGAGTTCAAGAGAGGTTGTTTCAAGAGCTTTTAAGAAATTAAAAGATGAAAAAATAATTAAGGAAGAAAATAGTGTAATAGAGATATTGTCTTTAGAAAAATTAGAGGAAGTAATACTTTGA